One window of the Streptomyces sp. TS71-3 genome contains the following:
- the pknB gene encoding Stk1 family PASTA domain-containing Ser/Thr kinase yields MDTTLSDRLIGQVLDDRYRIDALIAVGGMATVYRAVDTRLDRVLALKVMHPALAADASFVERFIREAKSVARLAHPNVVGVYDQGTDGGYVFLAMEYVAGCTLRDVLRERGALRPRAALDILEPVLAALGAAHRAGFVHRDMKPENVLIGDDGRVKVADFGLVRAVNTITSTTGTVLGTVSYLAPEQIEHGTADPRVDVYACGVVLYEMLTGARPHSGDSAAQVLYQHLSTDVPAPSASVPGMPAELDALVASAAARAPQARPQDAVALLADARRARQALTSEQLDALPPGARATAHDNAEDRTSVIPSALRAAVGARSGRRRHAGGSAREDVVAMHHSTSRLESPPPVRRRPRPRRGTLALIIAVLAVLGLGVGVWYINSGQFTRVPPLLAKTESEASRRLADADLKTGDIKHAYSDTDERGTVIASDPKAGSRIRSHDEVGLTISLGPRTVRVPDLQDVPLSKARAQLKGAGLAPGMVNRTFSDAVEKGAVIRTDPPAGNNLRAGSAVALTVSRGEPVDVPDVGGESAAEATADLHDAGFGVKVADKQVSSPFDAGTVAAQSPGKDTQAGEGDVVTLTLSKGPEMIEVPDVVGQNVDDAKQKLTDAGFDVDVDRGFLDFGDKVKDQSVQGGDKAPEGGTITLKVG; encoded by the coding sequence GTGGACACGACCCTCTCGGACCGGCTGATCGGGCAGGTCCTCGACGACCGGTACCGCATCGACGCGCTCATCGCGGTGGGCGGGATGGCCACGGTCTACCGAGCGGTGGACACCCGCCTCGACCGTGTGCTCGCGCTGAAGGTGATGCATCCGGCGCTCGCCGCCGACGCCTCCTTCGTCGAGCGCTTCATCCGCGAGGCGAAGTCGGTCGCCCGGCTGGCCCACCCGAACGTGGTCGGGGTCTACGACCAGGGCACCGACGGAGGCTACGTCTTCCTGGCCATGGAGTACGTCGCCGGCTGCACCCTGCGCGACGTGCTGCGCGAGCGGGGCGCCCTGCGCCCGAGGGCCGCGCTGGACATCCTGGAGCCCGTGCTGGCCGCGCTGGGCGCCGCGCACCGCGCCGGGTTCGTGCACCGCGACATGAAGCCGGAGAACGTCCTCATAGGGGACGACGGCCGGGTGAAGGTCGCGGACTTCGGCCTGGTACGCGCCGTGAACACGATCACCAGCACCACGGGCACCGTCCTGGGCACCGTCTCCTACCTGGCCCCCGAGCAGATCGAGCACGGCACCGCGGACCCCCGGGTCGACGTCTACGCCTGCGGTGTCGTGCTGTACGAGATGCTGACCGGCGCCAGGCCGCACTCCGGCGACTCCGCCGCCCAGGTGCTCTACCAGCATCTGAGCACGGACGTGCCGGCCCCGTCGGCCTCCGTCCCCGGGATGCCCGCCGAGCTGGACGCACTCGTGGCCTCCGCCGCGGCGCGGGCGCCCCAGGCGCGCCCGCAGGACGCGGTCGCCCTGCTCGCGGACGCCAGGCGCGCTCGGCAGGCACTCACGAGCGAGCAGCTCGACGCCCTGCCGCCCGGCGCGCGTGCCACCGCCCACGACAACGCGGAGGACCGCACCAGCGTGATCCCGAGCGCCTTGCGGGCCGCCGTCGGCGCCCGGTCCGGAAGGCGCCGGCACGCGGGCGGCAGCGCCCGCGAGGACGTGGTGGCGATGCACCACTCCACCAGCCGGCTGGAGAGCCCGCCCCCGGTGCGCCGCCGCCCGCGCCCCCGGCGCGGCACCCTGGCGCTGATCATCGCGGTGCTCGCCGTGCTGGGCCTGGGCGTGGGCGTCTGGTACATCAATTCCGGCCAGTTCACCCGGGTGCCGCCGCTGCTGGCGAAGACCGAGTCGGAGGCGAGCCGGCGGCTCGCCGACGCCGACCTGAAGACGGGTGACATCAAGCACGCGTACAGCGACACCGACGAGCGGGGCACGGTCATCGCCAGCGACCCCAAGGCGGGCAGCCGCATCCGCAGCCACGACGAGGTCGGCCTGACCATCTCGCTCGGCCCGCGGACGGTCCGGGTGCCCGATCTCCAGGACGTGCCGCTGTCCAAGGCGAGGGCGCAGCTCAAGGGCGCGGGCCTGGCGCCCGGCATGGTCAACAGGACGTTCAGCGACGCCGTCGAGAAGGGCGCCGTGATCCGAACGGACCCGCCCGCCGGAAACAACCTCAGGGCGGGATCCGCGGTGGCGCTCACGGTCAGCAGGGGCGAGCCGGTGGACGTCCCCGACGTCGGCGGCGAGTCCGCCGCCGAGGCGACCGCGGATCTGCACGACGCCGGTTTCGGCGTCAAGGTCGCGGACAAGCAGGTCAGCTCCCCCTTCGACGCGGGCACGGTCGCCGCCCAGTCGCCGGGCAAGGACACCCAGGCCGGCGAGGGCGACGTCGTCACCCTGACGCTCTCCAAGGGTCCCGAGATGATCGAGGTGCCGGACGTCGTCGGCCAGAACGTGGACGACGCCAAGCAGAAGCTGACGGACGCGGGCTTCGACGTCGACGTGGACCGCGGCTTCCTCGACTTCGGCGACAAGGTCAAGGACCAGTCGGTACAGGGCGGCGACAAGGCCCCCGAAGGGGGCACGATCACCCTCAAGGTGGGCTAG
- a CDS encoding thiazole synthase: protein MADDAFVLGGRTFGSRLIMGTGGAPSLDILERSLIASGTELTTVAMRRLDPGVQGSVLSVLERLGIQVLPNTAGCFTAGEAVLTARLAREALGGDLIKLEVIADERTLLPDPVELLDAAETLVDDGFTVLPYTNDDPVLARKLEDVGCAAVMPLGSPIGSGLGIRNPHNFQLIVEHARVPVILDAGAGTASDAAFAMELGCAGVMLASAVTRAQEPVLMAEAMRLAVAGGRLAYRSGRIPRRHFAEASSPAEGLARLDPERPAF from the coding sequence ATGGCAGACGACGCGTTCGTGCTGGGCGGGAGGACGTTCGGCTCCCGCCTGATCATGGGAACCGGCGGCGCCCCCAGTCTCGACATCCTGGAGCGGTCCCTGATCGCGTCGGGCACGGAACTGACGACGGTCGCGATGCGCCGCCTCGATCCGGGCGTGCAGGGCTCGGTGCTCTCCGTCCTGGAGCGGCTCGGCATCCAGGTGCTGCCGAACACGGCGGGCTGCTTCACCGCCGGTGAGGCCGTGCTCACCGCCCGCCTGGCGCGTGAGGCGCTCGGCGGTGACCTGATCAAGCTGGAGGTCATCGCGGACGAGCGCACCCTGCTGCCCGATCCCGTCGAGCTCCTGGACGCCGCGGAGACCCTGGTCGACGACGGTTTCACGGTCCTGCCGTACACCAACGACGACCCGGTGCTCGCCCGGAAGCTGGAGGACGTGGGCTGCGCGGCGGTGATGCCGCTCGGCTCCCCCATCGGCTCCGGGCTCGGCATCCGCAACCCCCACAACTTCCAGCTCATCGTGGAGCACGCGCGCGTGCCGGTGATCCTGGACGCCGGTGCGGGCACCGCCTCCGACGCGGCGTTCGCGATGGAGCTGGGGTGCGCCGGGGTGATGCTGGCGTCGGCGGTGACCCGCGCCCAGGAGCCGGTGCTGATGGCGGAGGCCATGCGGCTCGCGGTGGCCGGGGGGCGGCTCGCGTACCGGTCGGGCCGCATCCCGCGCCGGCACTTCGCCGAGGCCTCCTCCCCGGCGGAGGGGCTGGCCCGCCTGGACCCGGAACGCCCGGCCTTCTGA
- the thiS gene encoding sulfur carrier protein ThiS — MTGRTASVSVSVNGKGQDVPSGTTLDALVAGISAASSGIAAALNETVVPRAQWPRTPLRDGDRIEVLTAVQGG; from the coding sequence ATGACCGGCAGGACCGCTTCCGTATCGGTCTCCGTCAACGGCAAGGGCCAGGACGTGCCCTCGGGGACGACGCTCGACGCGCTCGTCGCCGGGATCTCCGCGGCGTCCTCCGGGATCGCCGCCGCCCTCAACGAAACCGTCGTCCCGCGCGCGCAGTGGCCCCGTACCCCGCTGCGGGACGGGGACCGCATCGAGGTCCTGACCGCCGTCCAGGGAGGGTGA